A portion of the Malania oleifera isolate guangnan ecotype guangnan chromosome 3, ASM2987363v1, whole genome shotgun sequence genome contains these proteins:
- the LOC131152244 gene encoding uncharacterized protein LOC131152244 produces the protein MGCQNLPMKFRREPKFLVSNEQVEPSVPAEDGPVENSITLTSGQRGEAKERSSMKIKKKVRFNMNVVIHEIVPHDEETTCQSLESKEKEDEGKGKTAPADASLCLLPSVRDSTAPRMGSGFYPSDYQYKNCRDSYVEENELELNKSVLACHDADAAYDYDDDNISEEEFSQQLCSVRKPVENFTQWRAVKARAMLSLKHQGKENLANSYMHSVRIPIENLTQWRVAKASVAPLLKQEGKENQEQIPPSLKSCFYLSTSSSAESFISEEEFSVRKPVENITQWRAVKERDAHHHESTNDRRTLH, from the exons ATGGGGTGCCAAAACCTGCCAATGAAATTCCGCCGGGAGCCAAA ATTTTTGGTTAGTAATGAACAGGTGGAACCGTCTGTCCCTGCAGAGGACGGTCCAGTAGAAAATTCCATCACCTTGACCTCAGGACAGAG AGGCGAGGCCAAGGAACGATCAAGCatgaaaatcaaaaagaaagtCAGGTTTAATATGAATGTGGTGATCCATGAGATAGTCCCGCATGATGAAGAAACTACATGTCAGTCGTTGGAAAGCAAAGAGAAGGAAGATGAAGGAAAGGGTAAAACGGCACCAGCAGATGCAAGCCTGTGCCTTCTACCATCTGTAAGGGATTCAACTGCACCAAGAATGGGATCAGGATTCTACCCCTCAGACTATCAGTACAAAAACTGTAGAGATAGCTATGTGGAAGAGAATGAACTAGAACTCAACAAGAGTGTTCTGGCTTGCCATGATGCCGATGCTGCTTATGATTATGATGATGACAATATCAGTGAAGAGGAGTTCTCCCAGCAATTATGCTCTGTAAGGAAGCCAGTAGAAAATTTCACTCAATGGAGGGCAGTCAAAGCAAGAGCTATGCTATCACTCAAGCACCAAGGAAAGGAGAACCTAGCCAATTCATACATGCATTCTGTACGGATCCCAATCGAAAATCTCACCCAATGGAGGGTAGCCAAGGCAAGCGTAGCACCATTACTCAAACAAGAAGGAAAGGAGAATCAAGAGCAGATACCGCCAAGCTTAAAATCGTGCTTTTATCTGTCAACAAGCAGCTCTGCAGAGAGTTTTATTAGTGAAGAGGAGTTCTCTGTGCGGAAGCCAGTGGAAAATATCACTCAGTGGAGGGCAGTCAAAGAAAGAGATGCACACCATCATGAAAGCACCAATGATAGGAGAACCTTGCATTAG